From Oryzias melastigma strain HK-1 linkage group LG15, ASM292280v2, whole genome shotgun sequence, one genomic window encodes:
- the zbtb18 gene encoding zinc finger and BTB domain-containing protein 18 isoform X2: MEFPDHSRHLLQCLSEQRHQGFLCDSTVLVGDAQFRAHRAVLASCSMYFHLFYKDQLDKRDVVHLNSDIVTAPAFSLLLEFMYEGKLQFQDLPVEDVLAAASYLHMYDIVKVCKKRLKQKATAEADSTRREEDGGSSCSDKADSLSDGSTGRPATADLLHSDEEEEGKAEGGPLWLRLPSGDRPRTPAMATTSPGHGEAETQAGEGLGEGGKAPSPAGSPSSSTGSLSQRSHRSVNSRVGHRGRRVSNDAADCVLDLSVKPIASSNHSTHHQSYFSGAATPDSLQSPLAVRVKVERGVASDEDEELGGGDYDMEHSGHTKTSLSNANGGLTHHGVGGPLSAQRRLGLEAHLSALREASLASELERDEKPAAPADDEDILGGESERAQAEVASMDNSLLPYVSNMLSAQHTQIFMCPLCNKVFPSPHILQLHLSSHFREQEGIRSKPAGDVNVPTCTICSKTFSCMYTLKRHERTHSGEKPYTCTTCGKSFQYSHNLSRHAVVHTREKPHACKWCERRFTQSGDLYRHIRKFHCELVNSLSVKSEPLALPNVRDWAIEDSSQELWK; this comes from the coding sequence ATGGAGTTCCCAGACCACAGCAGACATTTACTCCAGTGTCTGAGCGAGCAGCGGCACCAGGGCTTCCTGTGTGACTCCACGGTGCTCGTGGGCGATGCTCAGTTCCGTGCCCACCGTGCTGTGCTGGCCTCCTGCAGCATGTACTTTCACCTCTTCTACAAGGACCAGCTGGACAAAAGAGACGTGGTGCACCTCAACAGCGACATCGTCACGGCTCCGGCCTTCTCCCTGCTGCTGGAGTTCATGTACGAAGGCAAGCTGCAGTTCCAGGACCTTCCCGTAGAGGATGTGCTGGCGGCGGCCAGCTACTTGCACATGTATGACATTGTCAAGGTGTGTAAGAAACGCTTGAAGCAGAAAGCCACGGCGGAGGCGGACAGCACTCGCCGGGAGGAGGACGGCGGGTCCAGCTGCTCCGATAAGGCCGACAGCCTGTCCGACGGTTCGACGGGCCGGCCTGCTACTGCTGACCTGCTGCacagtgatgaagaggaggaggggaagGCGGAGGGAGGTCCTCTGTGGTTGAGGTTGCCGTCTGGAGACAGACCTAGGACACCGGCCATGGCGACAACCAGCCCGGGGCACGGTGAGGCCGAAACGCAAGCAGGTGAAGGGCTCGGGGAGGGCGGGAAGGCGCCGTCCCCGGCCGGCAGCCCCAGCAGCTCCACCGGGTCTCTGTCCCAGAGGTCCCATCGCTCAGTGAACTCTCGCGTAGGCCACAGAGGCAGGAGGGTGTCGAACGACGCCGCCGACTGCGTCCTGGACCTGTCAGTCAAACCCATCGCCAGTAGCAACCACAGCACGCACCATCAGTCCTATTTCAGTGGGGCAGCTACGCCAGACAGCCTGCAGAGCCCATTGGCTGTGAGGGTGAAGGTGGAGAGAGGAGTGGCCTCTGATGAAGACGAGGAGCTGGGCGGCGGGGACTATGACATGGAGCACAGTGGCCACACCAAGACCTCGCTGTCCAACGCAAACGGGGGTCTGACCCACCACGGGGTCGGGGGTCCCCTCTCAGCCCAGCGCAGGCTGGGGCTGGAGGCGCACCTGTCCGCCCTGCGAGAGGCGTCGCTGGCCTCGGAGCTGGAGCGCGACGAGAAGCCCGCCGCCCCCGCCGACGACGAGGACATACTGGGGGGAGAGAGCGAGCGCGCTCAGGCCGAGGTAGCCAGCATGGATAACTCACTGCTGCCTTACGTCTCCAACATGCTGTCGGCGCAGCACACCCAGATCTTCATGTGCCCGCTGTGCAACAAAGTGTTCCCCTCCCCGCACATCCTCCAGCTCCACCTCAGCTCCCACTTCCGGGAGCAGGAGGGCATCCGCTCCAAGCCGGCGGGAGACGTCAACGTCCCCACCTGCACCATCTGCAGCAAGACCTTTTCCTGCATGTACACACTGAAGCGCCACGAGCGGACACACTCTGGAGAAAAACCCTACACCTGCACCACCTGTGGCAAGAGCTTCCAATACTCGCACAACCTCAGCCGGCACGCCGTGGTGCACACCCGCGAGAAGCCGCACGCCTGCAAGTGGTGCGAGCGCCGCTTCACGCAGTCCGGGGACCTCTATCGACACATCCGCAAATTCCACTGCGAACTGGTCAACTCGCTGTCGGTGAAGAGCGAGCCGCTGGCGCTGCCTAATGTCAGGGATTGGGCGATCGAGGACAGCTCCCAGGAACTGTGGAAGTAG
- the zbtb18 gene encoding zinc finger and BTB domain-containing protein 18 isoform X1, translating to MYFLRQDKSTWLTGYEDGRMEFPDHSRHLLQCLSEQRHQGFLCDSTVLVGDAQFRAHRAVLASCSMYFHLFYKDQLDKRDVVHLNSDIVTAPAFSLLLEFMYEGKLQFQDLPVEDVLAAASYLHMYDIVKVCKKRLKQKATAEADSTRREEDGGSSCSDKADSLSDGSTGRPATADLLHSDEEEEGKAEGGPLWLRLPSGDRPRTPAMATTSPGHGEAETQAGEGLGEGGKAPSPAGSPSSSTGSLSQRSHRSVNSRVGHRGRRVSNDAADCVLDLSVKPIASSNHSTHHQSYFSGAATPDSLQSPLAVRVKVERGVASDEDEELGGGDYDMEHSGHTKTSLSNANGGLTHHGVGGPLSAQRRLGLEAHLSALREASLASELERDEKPAAPADDEDILGGESERAQAEVASMDNSLLPYVSNMLSAQHTQIFMCPLCNKVFPSPHILQLHLSSHFREQEGIRSKPAGDVNVPTCTICSKTFSCMYTLKRHERTHSGEKPYTCTTCGKSFQYSHNLSRHAVVHTREKPHACKWCERRFTQSGDLYRHIRKFHCELVNSLSVKSEPLALPNVRDWAIEDSSQELWK from the exons ATGTATTTTCTCAGGCAAGACAAATCGACTTGGTTAACAG GTTATGAGGACGGCAGGATGGAGTTCCCAGACCACAGCAGACATTTACTCCAGTGTCTGAGCGAGCAGCGGCACCAGGGCTTCCTGTGTGACTCCACGGTGCTCGTGGGCGATGCTCAGTTCCGTGCCCACCGTGCTGTGCTGGCCTCCTGCAGCATGTACTTTCACCTCTTCTACAAGGACCAGCTGGACAAAAGAGACGTGGTGCACCTCAACAGCGACATCGTCACGGCTCCGGCCTTCTCCCTGCTGCTGGAGTTCATGTACGAAGGCAAGCTGCAGTTCCAGGACCTTCCCGTAGAGGATGTGCTGGCGGCGGCCAGCTACTTGCACATGTATGACATTGTCAAGGTGTGTAAGAAACGCTTGAAGCAGAAAGCCACGGCGGAGGCGGACAGCACTCGCCGGGAGGAGGACGGCGGGTCCAGCTGCTCCGATAAGGCCGACAGCCTGTCCGACGGTTCGACGGGCCGGCCTGCTACTGCTGACCTGCTGCacagtgatgaagaggaggaggggaagGCGGAGGGAGGTCCTCTGTGGTTGAGGTTGCCGTCTGGAGACAGACCTAGGACACCGGCCATGGCGACAACCAGCCCGGGGCACGGTGAGGCCGAAACGCAAGCAGGTGAAGGGCTCGGGGAGGGCGGGAAGGCGCCGTCCCCGGCCGGCAGCCCCAGCAGCTCCACCGGGTCTCTGTCCCAGAGGTCCCATCGCTCAGTGAACTCTCGCGTAGGCCACAGAGGCAGGAGGGTGTCGAACGACGCCGCCGACTGCGTCCTGGACCTGTCAGTCAAACCCATCGCCAGTAGCAACCACAGCACGCACCATCAGTCCTATTTCAGTGGGGCAGCTACGCCAGACAGCCTGCAGAGCCCATTGGCTGTGAGGGTGAAGGTGGAGAGAGGAGTGGCCTCTGATGAAGACGAGGAGCTGGGCGGCGGGGACTATGACATGGAGCACAGTGGCCACACCAAGACCTCGCTGTCCAACGCAAACGGGGGTCTGACCCACCACGGGGTCGGGGGTCCCCTCTCAGCCCAGCGCAGGCTGGGGCTGGAGGCGCACCTGTCCGCCCTGCGAGAGGCGTCGCTGGCCTCGGAGCTGGAGCGCGACGAGAAGCCCGCCGCCCCCGCCGACGACGAGGACATACTGGGGGGAGAGAGCGAGCGCGCTCAGGCCGAGGTAGCCAGCATGGATAACTCACTGCTGCCTTACGTCTCCAACATGCTGTCGGCGCAGCACACCCAGATCTTCATGTGCCCGCTGTGCAACAAAGTGTTCCCCTCCCCGCACATCCTCCAGCTCCACCTCAGCTCCCACTTCCGGGAGCAGGAGGGCATCCGCTCCAAGCCGGCGGGAGACGTCAACGTCCCCACCTGCACCATCTGCAGCAAGACCTTTTCCTGCATGTACACACTGAAGCGCCACGAGCGGACACACTCTGGAGAAAAACCCTACACCTGCACCACCTGTGGCAAGAGCTTCCAATACTCGCACAACCTCAGCCGGCACGCCGTGGTGCACACCCGCGAGAAGCCGCACGCCTGCAAGTGGTGCGAGCGCCGCTTCACGCAGTCCGGGGACCTCTATCGACACATCCGCAAATTCCACTGCGAACTGGTCAACTCGCTGTCGGTGAAGAGCGAGCCGCTGGCGCTGCCTAATGTCAGGGATTGGGCGATCGAGGACAGCTCCCAGGAACTGTGGAAGTAG